A single Plasmodium yoelii strain 17X genome assembly, chromosome: 10 DNA region contains:
- a CDS encoding mitochondrial carrier protein, putative: MEKKNVNFQNIVYSSTVSSIFVSLICTPLDVIKNYIQYNSNANVDKKYIVNKITKKNKEKLVQFNSFYYQTFKNIYNKYGIQAVYRGLVSTTNLYVINNTLFFYVYEELKEQGVPYYLCATVSRFISIIITSPLEIYRTNVQANVCNNFKVNIFDIFRGKKNKRVKINLYKGITSTLIRDIPFSAIYWSMNEYLVNYIKKKDKEYENRKNYIQKFVYPFICACLSSTITTFITHPLDIIKTNMQARCIDIIHKNDFDYKKIKNYDFSQRHKINNFYSIFQNNIYNNRYLWDVKVSNYAHNNHRSIYYKYGASKYGSNTYSYKYYNYFKLTNNYNYNVFSVAKLILKKNGMKGFYIGICPRLVKIVPTCAILFSTYHYFNR; this comes from the exons atggaaaaaaaaaatgttaattttcaaaatatagtATACAGTAGCACAGTTTCAA gTATTTTTGTAAGCCTCATATGTACGCCCCTCGATGTtataaaaaactatatacaatataatagtAATGCTAATGTTGATAAAAAGTATATTGTAAacaaaattacaaaaaaaaataaagaaaaactTGTACAATTCAACTCCTTTTATTATCaaacttttaaaaatatttataataaatatggaaTACAAGCTGTTTATAGAg GACTTGTTAGTACCACTAATTTATAcgtaataaataatacattatttttttatgtatacgAAGAATTAAAAGAACAAGGTGttccatattatttatgtgcAACTGTCTCAAGATTTATTTCCATAATTATCACATCGCCATTAGAAATATATAGAACAAATGTTCAAGCAAATGTCTGTAACAATTTTaaagtaaatatatttgatatatttagaggtaaaaaaaataaaagagttaaaataaatttatataaaggGATAACGTCAACACTTATTAGAGATATCCCCTTTTCAGCTATATATTGGTCAATGAATGAATACTTagttaattatataaaaaaaaaagataaagaatatgaaaacagaaaaaattatattcaaaaaTTTGTATACCCATTTATATGTGCATGTTTAAGTAGTACTATAACTACATTTATAACACACCCAttagatataataaaaacaaatatgcaAGCAAGATGCATTgatattatacataaaaatgattttgattataaaaaaattaagaattaTGATTTTAGTCAAAGacataaaataaacaatttttatagtatttttcaaaataatatatataataatagatatttatGGGATGTTAAAGTAAGTAATTATGCTCATAATAATCATAgatctatatattataaatatgggGCAAGTAAATATGGATCAAATACTTACAgctataaatattataactattttaagttaactaataattataattataatgtttTTTCTGTTGcgaaattaattttaaaaaaaaatggaatgaAAGGATTTTACATTGGCATTTGTCCAAGATTGGTTAAAATAGTACCAACATGCGCAATCCTATTCTCAACCTACCACTATTTTAATCGTTGA